A stretch of DNA from Cellulomonas xiejunii:
CGCACGTCCGTGACGCTCACAGCTGCTCCCCCTCGTCGGCCTTGAGCACGGGCTCGGGCTCGATCAGTCCGAACCACGCGGCCGCCGTCGCCACGTCCTTGTCACCGCGGCCCGACAGGTTGACCAGGATCACGGGGTCCCTCCCGTCGGCTGCCCACGTCGCGGCCTCGCGACCGAGCGCGATCGCGCCGGCAAGCGCGTGCGCGGACTCGATGGCCGGGATGATGCCCTCCGTGCGGCACAGCAGGCGGAACGCCTCCATCGCCTCACCGTCCGTCACGGGGCGGTACTGCGCACGCCCGGTGTCGTGCAGCCAGGCGTGCTCGGGCCCGACGCTCGGGTAGTCGAGGCCCGCGGACACGGAGTGGCTCGGCAGGGTCTGCCCGTCCTCGTCCTGGAGCAGGTAGCTGCGCGCGCCATGCAGGACGCCGGGCGCCCCACCGGAGAACCGTGCGGAGTGCCGCCCGGACGCGATGCCCTCACCGCCCGCCTCGAACCCGAACAGGCGGACCTGCGGGTCGTCGAGGAACGCGTTGAAGATGCCCATCGCGTTGGACCCGCCGCCGACGCACGCCACGACCGCGTCGGGCAGCGCACCGGTCTCGTCGAGGATCTGCGCCCGGGCCTCGTCGCCGATCACCCTGTGGAAGTCGCGAACCATCTCCGGGAACGGGTGGGGGCCGGTCACCGTGCCG
This window harbors:
- the trpB gene encoding tryptophan synthase subunit beta, encoding MRDVLRGGGPLARHEGPYFGEFGGRFVPEALIAALDELETYYRKALADPTFSDELERLHRTYTGRPSPITEVPRFAQHVGDGVRVFLKREDLNHTGSHKINNVLGQALLVKRMGKRRVIAETGAGQHGVATATAAALLDLECTVYMGEEDTQRQALNVARMELLGATVVPVTIGTRTLKDAINEALRDWVANVESTHYLLGTVTGPHPFPEMVRDFHRVIGDEARAQILDETGALPDAVVACVGGGSNAMGIFNAFLDDPQVRLFGFEAGGEGIASGRHSARFSGGAPGVLHGARSYLLQDEDGQTLPSHSVSAGLDYPSVGPEHAWLHDTGRAQYRPVTDGEAMEAFRLLCRTEGIIPAIESAHALAGAIALGREAATWAADGRDPVILVNLSGRGDKDVATAAAWFGLIEPEPVLKADEGEQL